The Phycisphaeraceae bacterium genome has a window encoding:
- the map gene encoding type I methionyl aminopeptidase: MTSMIDVDAAAAAAQCVVRTHERLVEFLRPGLTLPEVDSFVGRTLADLNCRSCFLHYKIRGHPPFPSHACLSLNHCIVHGTHTMRLPPLKPGDVFSIDIGVRHQGFIGDAAWTYAIGHATDEAMALMRCGRESLRRGIAALRPGHRLSDWAAAVQPYVEKECGFHLVQGLGGHGYGRKLHGPPFVSNILPRYPGEWPDSDLIMQPGLLLAVEPMIARGTSQTVSVGREWPIFTADGSLAVHYEADVMVTESGPRDLTEGMDQLPDIVGAA; the protein is encoded by the coding sequence GTGACCAGCATGATCGATGTGGACGCCGCGGCCGCCGCCGCCCAGTGCGTGGTGCGGACGCACGAGCGGCTCGTGGAGTTTCTGCGGCCCGGTCTCACGCTGCCGGAAGTTGACTCCTTCGTGGGTCGCACGCTGGCGGACCTCAACTGCCGCAGTTGCTTTCTGCACTACAAGATTCGAGGGCATCCACCCTTTCCCAGCCACGCCTGCCTGTCGCTCAATCACTGCATCGTGCATGGGACGCACACCATGCGCCTGCCTCCGCTCAAACCGGGTGATGTGTTCTCCATCGACATCGGCGTTCGTCACCAGGGCTTCATCGGCGACGCCGCGTGGACGTACGCCATCGGCCACGCCACCGATGAGGCGATGGCGCTCATGCGGTGCGGGCGTGAGTCCTTGCGGCGTGGCATCGCCGCGCTGCGACCCGGTCATCGACTTTCAGACTGGGCCGCCGCGGTGCAGCCCTACGTGGAGAAGGAGTGCGGCTTTCACCTGGTGCAGGGACTGGGCGGACACGGCTACGGCCGCAAACTGCACGGCCCGCCCTTCGTGTCCAACATCCTGCCGCGATACCCCGGCGAGTGGCCCGATTCGGACCTCATCATGCAGCCCGGCCTGCTGCTGGCGGTGGAGCCGATGATCGCACGCGGAACCTCTCAGACCGTGTCCGTCGGTCGCGAGTGGCCCATCTTCACCGCCGACGGCTCGCTGGCGGTTCACTACGAGGCGGATGTGATGGTGACCGAGTCCGGCCCCCGCGACCTGACCGAGGGGATGGATCAGTTGCCGGACATCGTGGGCGCGGCGTGA
- a CDS encoding S9 family peptidase, producing MRLLLAASALAIAPLTLAGPPATEQRPVTDEMHGHRIVDEYRWLEPLESESEEVRAWTTAQNDHTRSVLDRLPARKDIEARLAELMSIGTVSAPSMRGDRYFYTERKGTENQAVLYLREGHDGTPRVLLNPNTLDEKGLYALDWFVPSEDGSLLAFGLSHAGDEMTVLYVMDVTSGRWLADEIQGKVVFTGWLADNTGFTYGMLENPKDAYSRVYKMHLLGTHHRQDSEILRQDAPSRIPSASITRDGRWVVISIFEGWAKQEVLVFDADQWRRTGEIDRVPIAVGLDARFEAEFVQGDTLYLFTTLNAPNGCLYAVDLNNPARENWTLILPERKDAVLQSVSQARGRMVASYQVDATSRLEQFTYSGKSLGEIALPGIGTAGIVTRDDRTEAFLTFTSFNTPPSIYRLDLAEPRPQLALWARPEVPVDPSTVEVKQVFFASRDGTRVPMFIVHKKGLVLNGENPCILYGYGGFNISLTPSFTPTRFPWFEMGGVYAVANLRGGSEYGEDWHRAGMLENKQNVFDDFYAAAEYLIANGYTRPERLACQGGSNGGLLTGVAVTQRPDLFAAAISAVPLLDMLRYHHFLMAKFWIPEYGSPDDPTHFQWLRRYSPYHNIKPGVKYPAVLFTAGENDNRVHPNHARKMVARMQALAANDHETKPILLWVDREGGHGQGKPLSLRIRDAADQFIFCAWQTGMLEDYLRKNPR from the coding sequence ATGCGACTGCTCCTCGCCGCTTCCGCTCTCGCCATCGCGCCGCTGACCCTTGCCGGCCCCCCCGCCACCGAACAGCGGCCCGTGACCGACGAGATGCACGGCCATCGCATCGTCGATGAATACCGCTGGCTCGAGCCGCTTGAAAGCGAGAGTGAGGAGGTTCGCGCCTGGACCACCGCGCAGAACGACCACACCCGATCCGTTCTCGATCGGCTGCCCGCCCGCAAGGACATCGAGGCCCGACTCGCCGAACTCATGTCGATCGGCACGGTCTCCGCTCCCTCGATGCGCGGCGACCGCTACTTCTACACCGAGCGCAAGGGAACGGAGAACCAGGCGGTTCTCTACCTGCGCGAAGGGCATGACGGCACGCCTCGCGTTCTGCTCAACCCCAACACGCTCGATGAGAAGGGTTTGTACGCGCTCGACTGGTTCGTCCCCAGCGAGGACGGCTCGCTGCTCGCCTTCGGGCTCTCCCACGCTGGCGACGAGATGACCGTGCTCTACGTCATGGACGTGACCAGCGGGCGCTGGCTGGCGGATGAGATCCAGGGCAAGGTGGTCTTCACCGGCTGGCTGGCGGACAACACCGGCTTCACCTACGGCATGCTGGAGAATCCCAAGGACGCCTACTCCCGCGTCTACAAGATGCACCTGCTGGGGACGCACCATCGGCAGGATTCCGAAATCCTGCGCCAGGACGCACCCAGCCGCATTCCCAGCGCCAGCATCACCCGCGATGGACGCTGGGTGGTCATCTCCATCTTCGAGGGCTGGGCCAAGCAGGAAGTCCTGGTGTTCGACGCCGACCAATGGCGGCGAACGGGCGAGATCGACCGTGTGCCGATCGCCGTGGGTCTGGATGCGCGCTTCGAGGCCGAATTCGTGCAGGGGGACACGCTCTACCTCTTCACCACGCTCAACGCGCCCAACGGCTGTCTGTACGCGGTTGATCTGAATAATCCCGCGCGGGAGAACTGGACGCTGATTCTGCCCGAGCGCAAGGACGCCGTGCTGCAGAGCGTCAGCCAGGCGCGAGGCCGCATGGTGGCCTCGTACCAGGTGGACGCCACCAGCCGACTGGAGCAGTTCACCTATTCGGGCAAGTCGCTGGGCGAGATCGCCCTGCCCGGCATCGGCACGGCGGGCATCGTCACCCGCGATGACCGCACCGAGGCGTTCCTGACCTTCACGAGCTTCAATACCCCGCCGTCGATCTATCGGCTCGACCTGGCGGAGCCGAGGCCGCAACTCGCCCTGTGGGCGAGACCGGAAGTTCCCGTTGATCCCTCCACGGTCGAGGTGAAGCAGGTTTTCTTCGCCTCCAGGGATGGCACGCGCGTGCCCATGTTCATCGTGCATAAGAAGGGGCTGGTCCTCAACGGCGAGAACCCCTGCATCCTCTATGGCTACGGCGGCTTCAACATCTCCCTGACGCCCTCGTTCACGCCCACGCGCTTCCCCTGGTTCGAGATGGGCGGCGTCTACGCCGTCGCCAACCTTCGAGGCGGCAGCGAGTACGGCGAGGACTGGCACCGCGCCGGCATGCTCGAGAACAAGCAGAACGTCTTCGACGACTTCTACGCCGCAGCGGAATACCTCATCGCCAACGGCTACACCAGGCCCGAGCGGCTCGCCTGCCAGGGCGGATCCAACGGCGGTCTGCTCACGGGCGTGGCGGTGACGCAGCGGCCTGACCTGTTCGCCGCGGCCATCTCTGCGGTGCCCCTGCTGGACATGCTGCGATACCACCACTTCCTGATGGCGAAGTTCTGGATTCCCGAGTACGGCTCGCCGGATGACCCCACCCACTTCCAGTGGCTGCGCCGCTACTCGCCCTACCACAACATCAAGCCGGGCGTGAAGTATCCGGCGGTGCTCTTCACCGCGGGTGAGAACGACAACCGCGTTCACCCCAACCATGCCCGCAAGATGGTGGCCAGGATGCAGGCGCTCGCCGCCAACGACCACGAGACGAAGCCCATCCTGCTCTGGGTCGACCGCGAAGGCGGCCACGGGCAGGGCAAGCCCCTGTCGCTGCGTATCCGCGACGCTGCCGACCAGTTCATCTTCTGCGCCTGGCAGACCGGCATGCTGGAGGACTACCTGCGGAAGAACCCCCGGTGA